A stretch of the Enterobacter mori genome encodes the following:
- a CDS encoding DUF6418 domain-containing protein yields MLMLWCWICLFIASYIFHGSEIFNLVIVLGYIVVLFLLLMKKESFFIISSFFLWSILTTAISGLILETGVFLPELGEMSTVNGATAINLSLAVITLLIASNVFVFMNDRIMVNLNTSFFLNAIIERIYPVLVLLATFVVIFFFIKFGRPSDYGQDRFYYWNNVAPAWGNLMRLFVEQSVFILGCIYARTKSKNILGVFLLGLISQILVGEKFTGIFQMLLFFSVCFLIASNKTISKKLFSFKTILFFSILAIIFIILVWTSYFSLSGDSSLAFESLKTRIAAQSQLWWSLTESAKNAEIDMLNITGNFFGIGVQPENTGMLYLMGLVMPQQLFNVYQEAGIALTMAFPANILLFFGPFFSILVCAILAVFLALALWFTVYTLRNRDYILLFIAMKVFNIAIQFILMGRVYLLFEWKIILLLLPLIFALVAHTKNRAYGTNA; encoded by the coding sequence ATGTTAATGTTGTGGTGCTGGATATGTTTGTTCATAGCAAGCTATATCTTCCATGGTTCAGAGATATTTAATCTGGTCATCGTACTGGGTTATATAGTAGTTCTTTTTTTGCTTTTAATGAAAAAAGAATCTTTTTTTATCATTAGTAGTTTCTTCTTGTGGTCGATCTTAACAACAGCCATAAGCGGTTTGATTCTTGAGACTGGTGTGTTTTTACCTGAACTTGGGGAAATGTCTACGGTAAATGGTGCAACTGCTATTAATCTTAGCTTAGCAGTAATAACCCTTTTGATTGCCTCGAATGTTTTTGTTTTCATGAATGATCGTATAATGGTTAATTTAAATACATCATTTTTTTTGAATGCAATTATAGAAAGAATATATCCAGTATTAGTGCTACTGGCCACTTTTGTCGTGATATTTTTCTTCATCAAGTTCGGTAGACCAAGCGACTACGGCCAGGACAGATTTTATTACTGGAATAACGTTGCTCCAGCTTGGGGCAATCTTATGCGATTGTTTGTGGAACAGTCAGTTTTTATTCTTGGTTGTATTTATGCAAGAACTAAGAGTAAAAATATTCTGGGAGTATTTCTTCTTGGTTTAATCTCACAAATTCTTGTTGGGGAAAAATTCACGGGAATCTTCCAGATGCTTCTTTTCTTCAGCGTATGTTTTCTTATCGCATCTAACAAAACAATCAGCAAAAAATTGTTTTCATTTAAAACTATATTATTTTTCTCAATTCTGGCCATTATTTTTATTATTCTGGTATGGACTAGCTATTTCTCACTTTCTGGAGATAGTTCGCTCGCATTTGAATCCCTGAAAACACGTATTGCCGCGCAAAGCCAGCTTTGGTGGTCGTTGACAGAAAGTGCGAAGAATGCTGAAATTGATATGTTGAATATTACTGGTAACTTTTTCGGTATTGGAGTTCAGCCTGAAAATACAGGCATGTTATATCTGATGGGGTTGGTAATGCCTCAGCAATTATTCAATGTTTACCAAGAAGCGGGAATTGCTTTGACGATGGCATTTCCTGCAAACATATTACTATTTTTTGGACCATTTTTTTCTATACTAGTATGCGCGATACTGGCAGTTTTCCTCGCACTGGCACTTTGGTTCACAGTTTATACGCTAAGAAATAGAGATTATATCTTGTTATTTATAGCGATGAAGGTATTCAATATCGCTATTCAGTTCATATTAATGGGTAGAGTATATCTTTTGTTTGAATGGAAAATCATTCTTTTACTGCTGCCTTTGATTTTTGCCTTGGTCGCACATACAAAAAACAGAGCTTATGGAACCAATGCCTGA
- the pseI gene encoding pseudaminic acid synthase — protein MNEFITINGRKIGKDHPPYIIAELSANHNGDINRAFKIMEEAKAAGADAIKLQTYRADTITIDCDTEDFQIHGGLWDGQTLFNLYKGAQMPWEWHKPLFDKAKQLGITIFSSPFDFTAVDLLEELGAPAYKIASFEAIDLPLIKYVAKTGKPMIISTGMADEQEIQEAITAAREGGCKELVVLHCVSGYPAPAEDYNLATIPDMAERFGVITGLSDHTIDNTTAVASVVLGANVIEKHVTLDRNGGGPDDSFSLEPAELVALCRDAKTAWKALGCVNYERKESEKGNVKFRRSLYIVKDVKKGEKLTTENVKSIRPGYGLAPKNYDDVIGKISTRDLTKGTPLQKEHFN, from the coding sequence ATGAACGAATTTATTACAATTAATGGCCGAAAAATTGGTAAAGATCATCCTCCTTATATTATTGCTGAGCTTTCTGCGAACCATAATGGTGACATCAACCGTGCATTTAAGATTATGGAAGAAGCGAAAGCTGCAGGTGCCGATGCCATAAAATTACAAACATACCGTGCTGATACCATCACAATTGATTGTGATACTGAAGATTTTCAGATACATGGCGGCTTATGGGATGGGCAAACCCTTTTTAATTTATACAAAGGGGCCCAAATGCCATGGGAATGGCACAAGCCACTGTTTGACAAAGCAAAACAGCTTGGTATTACTATTTTCAGTAGTCCGTTTGATTTTACAGCTGTTGACTTGCTTGAAGAGTTAGGGGCTCCGGCGTATAAAATTGCCTCATTTGAGGCGATTGATTTACCGTTAATCAAATATGTAGCCAAAACTGGCAAGCCAATGATTATATCAACAGGCATGGCAGACGAGCAGGAAATTCAGGAAGCGATTACAGCTGCTCGCGAAGGGGGATGCAAGGAGCTCGTCGTTCTACACTGTGTAAGTGGCTATCCGGCTCCGGCAGAAGATTATAATCTTGCAACCATACCTGATATGGCTGAGCGATTTGGTGTTATTACTGGTCTTTCCGATCATACCATTGATAATACAACAGCAGTGGCATCTGTAGTCCTTGGTGCCAACGTCATTGAAAAACACGTTACGCTGGATCGAAATGGTGGGGGGCCAGATGATAGTTTCTCGCTTGAGCCCGCTGAGTTAGTAGCGCTTTGTAGGGATGCTAAAACAGCCTGGAAAGCGTTAGGCTGTGTGAATTATGAACGTAAAGAAAGCGAAAAGGGAAATGTTAAGTTTCGGCGTTCACTTTATATTGTTAAGGATGTAAAAAAGGGTGAAAAGCTAACTACTGAAAATGTCAAAAGCATTCGTCCTGGTTATGGGCTTGCGCCAAAAAATTATGACGATGTAATTGGTAAAATTTCTACTCGTGATCTCACTAAAGGCACCCCACTTCAGAAAGAACATTTTAATTGA
- the galF gene encoding GalU regulator GalF, with amino-acid sequence MINLKAVIPVAGLGMHMLPATKAIPKEMLPIVDKPMIQYIVDEIVAAGIKEIVLVTHSSKNAVENHFDTSYELEALLEQRVKRQLLAEVQSICPPGVTIMNVRQAQPLGLGHSILCARPVVGDNPFIVVLPDIIIDTASADPLRYNLAAMVARFNETGRSQVLAKRMDGDLSEYSVIQTKEALETEGQVSRIVEFIEKPDQPQTLDSDLMAVGRYVLNADIWAELEKTEPGAWDRIQLTDAIAELAKKQSVDAMLMTGDSYDCGKKMGYMQAFVNYGLRNLKEGAKFRSRIEKLLAND; translated from the coding sequence ATGATTAATTTGAAAGCAGTCATTCCGGTAGCGGGTCTGGGCATGCATATGCTGCCAGCCACCAAGGCAATTCCTAAAGAGATGCTGCCGATTGTCGACAAGCCGATGATTCAGTACATCGTCGACGAGATTGTTGCTGCAGGGATCAAAGAAATCGTTCTGGTCACGCACTCCTCAAAGAATGCGGTTGAAAACCACTTCGACACCTCTTACGAACTCGAAGCGTTGCTTGAGCAGCGCGTTAAGCGTCAGCTGTTGGCAGAAGTTCAATCTATCTGCCCGCCTGGCGTGACCATCATGAACGTGCGCCAGGCGCAGCCGCTGGGTCTGGGCCACTCGATTCTGTGCGCGCGTCCGGTCGTGGGTGATAACCCGTTCATCGTCGTTCTGCCAGATATCATCATTGATACCGCGTCTGCGGACCCGCTGCGTTACAACCTGGCGGCAATGGTGGCGCGTTTCAACGAAACGGGCCGCAGCCAGGTGCTGGCGAAACGCATGGATGGCGATCTCTCTGAGTACTCTGTCATTCAGACTAAAGAAGCGCTGGAGACGGAAGGGCAGGTGAGCCGCATTGTTGAGTTCATCGAAAAGCCGGATCAGCCTCAGACGCTGGACTCCGATCTGATGGCCGTTGGCCGTTATGTTCTGAACGCGGATATCTGGGCCGAGCTGGAAAAAACGGAGCCAGGCGCCTGGGACCGTATCCAGCTGACCGATGCAATTGCTGAACTGGCGAAGAAACAGTCCGTTGACGCCATGCTGATGACCGGCGACAGCTATGATTGCGGAAAGAAAATGGGGTATATGCAGGCATTTGTGAACTACGGGCTGCGTAACCTGAAGGAAGGGGCGAAGTTCAGAAGCCGCATTGAGAAGTTGTTGGCTAACGACTGA
- the pseG gene encoding UDP-2,4-diacetamido-2,4,6-trideoxy-beta-L-altropyranose hydrolase: MNVFLRADSSLSIGSGHIIRCLNLAKGLEKAGARCSFISKDHPGNILDKIKQEGFPVQVITVSDKSSTYIRDEKSWLNGSQSDDAEKFIDLIIDSCFYPDIVIMDHYSLDHEWEVIVKTRFPDVHLVVIDDLCNRPHCSDLLIDQTYMRSAKEYAPFNKNEGKILAGANYALLNPEFPHLRNQSIDRKTKITLPKRLLLTMGGVDAHNVAGKMLGFLEQSVFENIEKITVVLGTACPYRAEIISLANKSKYDVDVLVNVSNMAELMLEHDFAIGAMGGTTWERCAMGLPAVNVAIADNQKTIANNLAKAGAIVLYADNFSSEDLRVALNHLIRNYHEQRLLAMNICDGQGLYRDIQEIVIMPAKDGTNVTLRQATFDDIDFVYQLQCEPQTRKYARNPDIPSYDNHLQWMKRKLNADDSFFYIIENGGACGVIRLDPVEHAFAKYEISIFLTSACHGRGIASASIKRVLMLHEGIALLATVLSENYISHHLFERLGFYKLSPSEYISEKN, encoded by the coding sequence ATGAACGTGTTTCTGCGGGCTGATTCATCGCTTTCGATCGGTTCTGGTCATATAATCCGTTGTCTGAATCTAGCAAAGGGCTTAGAAAAAGCAGGAGCGCGATGTTCTTTCATTTCAAAAGACCACCCAGGCAATATTCTGGATAAAATAAAACAGGAAGGTTTTCCTGTCCAGGTCATCACAGTCTCCGACAAGTCGAGCACTTACATCAGAGATGAAAAATCCTGGCTCAATGGAAGTCAGTCTGATGATGCTGAGAAATTTATCGATTTAATTATAGATAGTTGTTTTTATCCAGACATTGTCATTATGGATCACTATTCCCTTGATCATGAGTGGGAAGTGATTGTGAAAACCCGTTTTCCTGACGTACATTTAGTGGTAATCGATGATCTTTGCAACCGACCGCATTGCAGTGATTTACTGATCGATCAAACATATATGCGTAGCGCGAAAGAATACGCACCGTTCAATAAAAATGAAGGTAAAATTTTAGCTGGCGCGAATTATGCCTTGCTTAATCCTGAGTTTCCACATTTAAGAAATCAATCAATTGATCGTAAAACGAAAATTACCTTGCCGAAAAGACTATTGTTAACAATGGGCGGAGTAGATGCTCATAATGTTGCTGGAAAAATGTTGGGTTTTCTTGAGCAGTCAGTTTTTGAAAACATAGAAAAAATCACTGTCGTATTAGGTACTGCCTGCCCATACCGCGCAGAAATTATCTCCCTTGCTAATAAATCGAAATATGATGTTGACGTCCTCGTCAATGTGTCAAATATGGCAGAATTGATGCTAGAACACGATTTTGCAATCGGCGCTATGGGGGGAACGACCTGGGAACGATGTGCTATGGGATTACCTGCAGTAAACGTAGCCATTGCGGATAACCAAAAAACCATTGCAAACAACTTGGCTAAAGCTGGTGCAATTGTGCTCTATGCTGATAATTTTAGCTCTGAAGATCTCAGAGTCGCACTCAATCACTTGATTAGGAATTATCACGAGCAACGTCTCCTTGCTATGAACATTTGCGATGGTCAAGGGCTTTACAGGGATATTCAGGAAATAGTTATTATGCCAGCTAAAGATGGCACTAATGTTACTCTTCGCCAGGCAACATTCGACGATATCGACTTTGTATATCAGCTTCAGTGTGAGCCCCAAACGCGTAAGTATGCGCGAAATCCTGACATTCCTTCTTATGATAATCATCTTCAATGGATGAAACGTAAATTAAATGCCGATGATTCGTTCTTTTATATCATCGAAAATGGTGGTGCATGTGGTGTTATTCGATTAGATCCAGTTGAGCATGCCTTTGCAAAATATGAAATATCGATTTTTCTGACATCTGCATGTCATGGTAGAGGCATTGCGAGTGCATCTATCAAACGCGTTTTGATGCTGCATGAGGGTATAGCTCTATTGGCAACGGTTTTATCAGAAAATTATATATCGCATCACTTATTTGAGCGTCTTGGATTTTACAAATTATCGCCTAGCGAATATATCAGCGAGAAAAATTAA
- the pseF gene encoding pseudaminic acid cytidylyltransferase: MNVAIIPARGGSKRIPRKNIKEFCGKPMIAWSIEAAQKSGVFDRIIVSTDDDEIAEVARQYGAEVPFMRPEELSNDFAGTIPVIRHATDWLISHDCAVDFVCCIYATAPFICAEDIVLGLGTLQERQGDYAFTVSRFPYPIQRALRVSDEQRISMFSPDMFHVRSQDLEESWHDAGQFYWGTSTAWLNEKPIFSANSFSIELPRERVQDIDTPEDWRVAEWLFKAMEFKNERVSAG; this comes from the coding sequence ATGAATGTGGCAATCATTCCTGCGCGTGGTGGCAGTAAACGTATTCCACGCAAAAACATTAAAGAATTTTGTGGGAAACCAATGATTGCCTGGTCCATTGAAGCCGCTCAAAAGAGCGGCGTCTTTGATCGAATCATTGTATCAACAGATGATGACGAGATTGCTGAGGTTGCACGCCAATATGGTGCGGAAGTGCCGTTCATGAGGCCAGAAGAATTGTCGAATGACTTTGCGGGAACTATTCCTGTTATTCGCCATGCTACTGATTGGCTCATTAGTCACGATTGTGCGGTTGATTTCGTTTGCTGTATTTATGCTACAGCCCCATTTATCTGCGCTGAAGATATTGTTCTGGGATTAGGAACTCTCCAGGAGCGGCAAGGCGATTATGCTTTCACTGTTTCTAGATTTCCTTATCCCATTCAACGAGCACTTAGAGTCAGTGATGAGCAACGTATAAGTATGTTTTCACCTGATATGTTCCATGTTCGTTCACAAGATCTTGAAGAGTCGTGGCACGATGCCGGGCAATTTTACTGGGGGACATCCACTGCCTGGTTGAATGAAAAACCGATTTTTAGCGCAAATTCCTTCTCGATTGAACTTCCGCGTGAACGTGTCCAGGATATTGATACTCCAGAAGACTGGCGCGTAGCAGAGTGGTTGTTTAAAGCCATGGAGTTTAAAAATGAACGTGTTTCTGCGGGCTGA
- a CDS encoding lipopolysaccharide biosynthesis protein: MLLKIKFPTYLFDLSLRIAALGGKFLLMMAIARFLTVKDVGDYGLYVSIIVISLYFVGLDFYIFSTREMLDPKVKKKTGEILFNQFVFFVFSYLLLAAVWPGLLTLSAITGVGGLLFVLTITEHLSQECYRILIIKEKITLANFILFIRSGIWCYLCVPLLYFQFIKLEQIFYLWLVFSGISVVIGVIFIAKFESISFYDFKIDIQWLKRGIKTSFLFFLGTICLRVINYLDKVIAVHFISSPNLGVYVFFFGIAAAVQAIIDVLVVTRYYPSLVKAVQANDWVGAKKAFVIFKRKIFLYNCIFFALSIPATYLIIKLTGKVEYADHFSWYILIVIATSFLNMSMPYHYVLYSMKKDISIICINAMALLLFVITSFGGVKLLPDSGMLAILIGLIGSNLFILMAKYKTFKKEFNGEGRHLN; encoded by the coding sequence ATGTTATTGAAAATAAAATTTCCAACATATCTATTTGATTTGTCTTTACGAATCGCTGCGCTTGGTGGTAAATTTTTGCTGATGATGGCTATTGCCAGATTCTTAACAGTTAAAGATGTTGGCGATTACGGGTTATATGTTAGTATAATAGTCATCTCACTTTATTTTGTTGGACTGGATTTCTATATTTTTTCAACTCGAGAGATGTTAGATCCAAAAGTTAAGAAAAAAACAGGTGAGATACTTTTTAATCAGTTTGTTTTTTTTGTTTTTAGTTATTTACTACTTGCAGCAGTTTGGCCTGGATTGTTGACTTTATCCGCAATAACTGGAGTCGGCGGATTGCTATTTGTTTTAACAATCACTGAACATCTTTCCCAAGAATGTTATCGTATACTAATTATTAAAGAAAAAATTACGCTTGCTAATTTTATATTATTTATTCGTTCAGGAATATGGTGTTATTTGTGTGTGCCATTGCTGTATTTCCAATTTATAAAGTTAGAACAAATATTTTATTTATGGCTTGTCTTTTCTGGAATATCCGTAGTTATCGGTGTTATCTTTATCGCAAAATTTGAATCGATATCATTTTATGATTTTAAAATTGACATTCAATGGTTGAAACGAGGTATAAAAACATCATTTCTTTTTTTTCTAGGTACGATATGTCTTCGGGTAATAAACTATCTTGACAAAGTTATTGCTGTTCATTTTATTTCGTCGCCCAATTTAGGGGTGTATGTATTCTTTTTTGGAATAGCGGCCGCCGTTCAGGCAATTATTGATGTTTTAGTCGTGACAAGATATTACCCTTCTCTAGTTAAAGCCGTTCAAGCTAATGATTGGGTGGGTGCGAAAAAAGCATTTGTAATATTCAAGCGGAAAATCTTCTTGTATAATTGTATCTTTTTTGCATTATCTATCCCAGCTACTTATCTAATAATTAAATTGACAGGTAAAGTTGAATATGCTGACCATTTCTCATGGTACATTTTAATTGTCATTGCAACATCTTTTTTAAATATGTCAATGCCATATCACTATGTGTTGTATTCGATGAAGAAAGATATATCCATCATTTGTATCAATGCAATGGCGTTGCTATTATTTGTAATAACTTCATTCGGCGGTGTTAAGCTACTTCCTGATAGTGGTATGCTTGCAATATTAATAGGTTTGATTGGTTCTAATCTATTTATCCTGATGGCTAAATATAAAACTTTTAAAAAGGAGTTCAATGGTGAAGGGCGTCATCTTAATTAA
- the pseC gene encoding UDP-4-amino-4,6-dideoxy-N-acetyl-beta-L-altrosamine transaminase gives MKFIPYGRQDISDEDINAVVGVLKSDFLTQGPCVPQFEQAIADYVGVKHAVAVNSATSALHIACLALGLKKGDWLWTSPNTFVASANCGLYCDANVSFVDIDPQTYNMSVVALKTKLIAAKAEGKLPKIVVPVAFAGQSCDMEAIHQLSKEYGFAIIEDASHAIGGNYQGAKIGNSRFADITILSFHPVKIITTAEGGMALTNNDVLAESMQLFRSHGITRDGDKMTKASEGGWYYQQVDLGLNYRMTELQAALGVTQLKRIDGFVARRHELAKRYHTAFDGIPVSTPLQAESGYSALHLYPLTVNDPGMRKPLFDHLREKGIGVNVHYIPVHTQPYYEQLGHKAGDYPVAEDYYARAISIPMYSTLTDEEQDYVIQCIREFF, from the coding sequence ATGAAATTTATCCCCTATGGACGGCAGGATATCTCTGATGAAGATATCAATGCAGTAGTGGGCGTACTGAAGTCTGATTTCTTGACTCAGGGGCCTTGTGTTCCACAGTTCGAGCAGGCCATCGCTGATTACGTTGGCGTTAAGCACGCCGTTGCGGTAAACAGTGCAACGTCTGCACTTCATATTGCATGCCTGGCACTGGGGCTGAAAAAAGGTGACTGGCTGTGGACATCGCCTAACACCTTCGTGGCTTCGGCAAACTGTGGGCTCTATTGCGATGCAAATGTAAGCTTCGTGGATATCGACCCGCAGACTTATAACATGAGTGTTGTAGCGCTGAAAACCAAACTCATTGCGGCGAAAGCGGAAGGCAAGTTGCCTAAAATTGTTGTACCGGTGGCATTTGCTGGACAGTCATGCGATATGGAAGCGATCCATCAGCTTTCGAAAGAGTATGGTTTTGCCATTATTGAAGATGCATCACATGCCATCGGCGGCAACTACCAGGGAGCCAAAATTGGCAACTCCCGTTTTGCTGATATTACCATTCTGAGCTTCCACCCGGTTAAGATCATCACCACGGCGGAAGGTGGTATGGCGCTGACGAACAATGATGTACTGGCTGAAAGCATGCAGCTTTTCCGCAGCCATGGCATTACGCGTGACGGCGATAAAATGACCAAAGCATCTGAAGGTGGTTGGTACTACCAGCAGGTTGACCTTGGTTTGAACTACCGCATGACCGAACTGCAGGCAGCACTGGGTGTGACCCAGCTTAAGCGTATCGATGGATTTGTGGCGCGCCGTCATGAACTCGCAAAACGTTATCATACTGCGTTTGATGGCATTCCTGTGTCGACACCACTTCAAGCAGAAAGTGGCTACAGCGCATTACATCTTTACCCGTTAACGGTCAATGACCCTGGCATGCGTAAGCCATTATTCGATCACCTGCGTGAAAAAGGGATTGGTGTTAACGTGCACTACATTCCCGTTCACACTCAACCGTACTATGAGCAGTTAGGGCATAAAGCAGGGGATTACCCGGTCGCGGAGGATTACTATGCGCGTGCAATTAGCATTCCTATGTACTCCACGTTGACTGATGAAGAGCAGGATTACGTTATCCAGTGCATTCGGGAGTTCTTTTAA
- a CDS encoding capsular polysaccharide export protein, LipB/KpsS family, whose translation MVKGVILINNAIFSPVFKKLAIELKNKNFDITIVTDSYFSIRKYKLHEVQCEIICFEEYSKADKHTELMAQYDKWNIHSDYDRDNYYHSIKSSDSNFWGHVSKDLYCFFESVFSQQKFDFIFYENVSNGLAYTANEVAKKFGVQYLGLTASRLPGKSLFSSLDDSLSQEIFKLTDTMPELSQEKKAELSEYIDNIQYIQPDYMKNNGLSSVNFLNKILKKRDFTFITETIRQTIVGKNVLFQVGNPLLKSFHMNFREVKRWFCVKKIKNLFSEDLTSQAFYLYPLHYHPESSTSILAKFYDEYNLIRNLAFSLPHGKSLVVKDHISATGYEGLEFYKKILKLPNVKLANPKLNSKELIKKSLGVFTLTSTVGYEAVLMNKPVAVFGDVFYMGHPLVHQCKGYHDIINAVQHIDQNQSANYSEYNIRFVGAYDSLCFPLTINYAKSPANEFVEKISSQIMHTLKGH comes from the coding sequence ATGGTGAAGGGCGTCATCTTAATTAATAATGCAATTTTCTCCCCGGTATTTAAAAAGCTGGCGATTGAATTAAAAAATAAAAATTTCGATATTACCATTGTTACCGATAGCTATTTTTCCATAAGAAAATATAAGCTTCATGAAGTTCAGTGCGAAATTATTTGCTTTGAAGAATATTCCAAAGCAGATAAACACACTGAATTAATGGCTCAATATGACAAGTGGAATATACATTCTGATTATGATCGTGATAACTATTATCATTCAATTAAATCTAGTGATAGCAATTTTTGGGGGCACGTCTCTAAGGATTTATACTGCTTTTTTGAAAGTGTTTTTAGTCAGCAAAAATTTGATTTTATTTTTTATGAAAACGTTTCAAATGGATTGGCATATACTGCAAATGAAGTCGCTAAAAAATTCGGCGTTCAGTATTTAGGCTTAACAGCGAGTCGTTTGCCTGGTAAGTCTTTATTTTCTTCTCTGGATGACAGTTTATCTCAAGAAATATTTAAGTTGACAGATACAATGCCTGAACTCAGTCAGGAAAAAAAAGCTGAGTTAAGTGAATATATTGATAACATTCAATATATCCAACCTGATTATATGAAAAATAACGGTCTTTCTTCCGTTAATTTTCTGAATAAAATTTTAAAGAAACGAGATTTTACTTTCATTACAGAAACTATCAGACAAACTATTGTCGGCAAAAATGTTTTGTTCCAAGTGGGAAATCCTTTATTAAAAAGCTTCCACATGAATTTCAGAGAAGTGAAACGATGGTTTTGTGTAAAAAAAATAAAGAATTTATTTAGCGAAGATCTTACATCGCAAGCCTTCTACCTATATCCATTACACTATCATCCAGAATCATCAACGTCTATACTTGCAAAATTTTATGATGAATATAATCTTATTCGTAATTTAGCTTTCAGTCTCCCGCATGGCAAATCTTTGGTGGTAAAAGATCATATATCTGCTACGGGATATGAAGGGTTAGAGTTCTATAAGAAAATCCTTAAACTGCCTAACGTTAAACTTGCCAATCCGAAACTGAATTCGAAAGAATTGATAAAAAAATCACTAGGGGTATTCACATTAACTAGTACGGTAGGCTATGAAGCTGTACTGATGAATAAGCCAGTTGCAGTTTTTGGTGATGTATTTTATATGGGGCACCCTCTTGTCCATCAATGCAAAGGATACCATGATATTATAAATGCCGTTCAGCATATTGATCAGAACCAATCTGCGAATTACAGCGAATACAATATCAGGTTTGTCGGTGCTTATGATTCGCTTTGTTTCCCACTAACAATAAATTATGCAAAATCCCCAGCTAATGAGTTTGTTGAAAAAATTAGCTCACAAATAATGCACACATTAAAGGGCCACTAA
- the pseB gene encoding UDP-N-acetylglucosamine 4,6-dehydratase (inverting) yields the protein MFDNKTILVTGGTGSFGNKFVRMTLEKYNPKKIIIYSRDEMKQWEMAKHFKDESRIRFFIGDVRDKDRLYRALDGVDFVVHAAATKIVPTAEYNPFECVKTNINGAMNVIDACIDKGIERVVALSTDKASSPANLYGATKLASDKLFVAGNSYSGATKTRFAVVRYGNVMGSRGSVIPFFLSIKDKGELPITDDRMTRFMITLEQGVELVWHAFNDMEGGEIYVKKIPSMKVTDVATAVAPDAAQKVIGIRPGEKLHEQMISAEDAHYTYEYPEHFKILPAIHNWCDSPERIKDGKRVPEGFVYESDSNAEWMSIEELRQWIDDNREKVGNI from the coding sequence ATGTTTGATAATAAAACAATTCTGGTAACTGGCGGCACAGGTTCATTTGGCAATAAGTTCGTTCGCATGACGCTTGAAAAATATAATCCTAAAAAAATTATCATTTATTCACGTGATGAAATGAAACAGTGGGAAATGGCTAAGCATTTTAAAGATGAAAGTCGTATCCGCTTTTTCATCGGCGATGTACGTGATAAAGATCGTTTATACCGTGCATTGGATGGGGTTGATTTTGTGGTGCATGCAGCAGCAACCAAAATCGTACCTACCGCAGAATACAATCCATTCGAATGTGTTAAAACCAACATTAACGGCGCGATGAATGTAATTGATGCATGTATTGACAAAGGTATCGAACGTGTCGTTGCACTTTCGACTGACAAAGCAAGTAGTCCAGCAAACCTGTACGGTGCAACCAAACTTGCATCTGACAAATTGTTTGTGGCAGGTAATTCTTATTCGGGTGCAACCAAAACCCGCTTTGCCGTTGTGCGTTACGGCAACGTGATGGGTTCCCGCGGTTCCGTTATTCCTTTCTTCCTTTCCATCAAAGACAAGGGTGAACTGCCAATCACTGATGATCGCATGACCCGCTTCATGATCACCCTGGAGCAGGGCGTTGAGCTGGTATGGCATGCCTTCAATGATATGGAAGGCGGCGAGATCTACGTTAAGAAAATCCCTTCAATGAAAGTGACCGACGTGGCAACAGCCGTTGCGCCAGATGCTGCTCAGAAAGTGATTGGTATTCGTCCTGGTGAAAAACTGCATGAGCAGATGATCAGTGCTGAAGATGCGCATTACACCTATGAGTATCCTGAACACTTCAAAATCCTGCCTGCTATCCATAACTGGTGCGATTCCCCAGAACGTATTAAGGATGGCAAGCGCGTTCCAGAAGGCTTCGTTTACGAGAGTGATAGCAATGCAGAATGGATGAGCATTGAAGAGCTGCGTCAATGGATTGATGATAATCGTGAAAAAGTAGGCAATATCTAA